Genomic DNA from bacterium:
GGCGCGGATATGATGTTAAACAACAACCTCAGAAGGATATAATTTATTTGGTTAGTTCAGTTGAGAGATTGGAGGAATTAGGAGCCAATTACGTTTTTACCGATGGTCATTCATTTGCTGAGTTTACTCAATTCTTTAAGGATAAAAAATATCTTGAACAGGTTGATTGGAGAACTGTAAGACTTCAACAATGGAAAGACACTGCCGAAGATCCTGACAGAAAAAGAAGAAAATCAGCGGAATGTTTAGTTCATAAAGAGTTGAAATTTGGTGCTATCATTGCGATAGTTGTTTACAATCAGGAGGCTTATGATTATATTTCAAGCGTACTCGAAAAAAATAAAATAAAAATCCCACTTGAAATAAGACCCGATTGGTATTACTGATATGCTGTCATTTGAAACAAATAATATCTTAAATGTAAAAGCAGAAGTATTGGTAAACTCTGTTAATTTGTTTGGTGTTATGGGTAAAGGGATAGCTCTAGCTATGAAACAAGCATTCCCAGAAAATTATAAATTATATAAAAAAGCTTGTGAAGATAAAGAAATTGATATCGGTAAAATATTTGTTACACAAACCGGCCAATTTTTTCCCAGGTATATTGTAAATTTTCCCACCAAAAAGCACTGGCGACATCCATCAAAATATGAATGGATACAAGCTGGGCTGAAATCCTTAAAAAACTGGTTGAATGAAAATAAAGTAAGTTCAATTGCAATTCCTCCACTTGGAAGTGGCAATGGTAAACTCGAATGGGCAGTTGTAAAAAAAATGATTGTAAGTGAATTATCAGAATTCGAGAATTCCATTGACATCATTGTATTAGAACCCTCTAACCAATTTACTCAATACAAACAAACAGTTAAGAAAGAGTCAAAATTAACACCTTCAAGAGCAATGTTACTTTATATCTTAAGCAGATATCAAGTAATGGGTTATGGAATTAATTTATTAGTTGTTCAGAAGATTGCTTATTTCTTACAACGAATGGGAGAACCATTAAGACTCAGATTTGAAAAAGGATATTACGGACCCTTCGCATATAATCTTATCCCCGTTCTGAAAGCACTGAGCAATGATTATATCTCATACAAATCATTGGATGATGCAAAACCATCGACAGTTATATATCAGAATCAGAACAAAATTAAAGAAATTAACGAATATTATAATATGTTTCTTGATGAAGATCAAAAAAGTAGAGTTGAAAGAACTTTAGATTTAATTCGAGATTTTGAAACTCCATTTGGGCTGGAATTATTAGGGACAATAGATTATATATTTGATCAAAAGAAGAAGCAAATTGATTCGCAAAGCGTTCTTAAGGAACTTAAAGACTGGACTGAGCGTAAAGAAAAGTTATTTAAGAAGTATCATATTGATGTTGCCAAAGACAGATTATTAAACTACTTCAATTACAATTGATAATCTTTGCTCTTCTATTCATTTTCTTATCTAAAAACTTCTTCATCTAATATTAAAGAAAGGTAGTATAACCATGAGTCCACTTTATTCCGATGAAATGACCAAA
This window encodes:
- a CDS encoding DUF4433 domain-containing protein, with translation MQILIEENKLLAPNFAANPKYISISETNLIRQRGDKSIKVEPFGTMKDYISFYFGVRSPMLYCIWRGYDVKQQPQKDIIYLVSSVERLEELGANYVFTDGHSFAEFTQFFKDKKYLEQVDWRTVRLQQWKDTAEDPDRKRRKSAECLVHKELKFGAIIAIVVYNQEAYDYISSVLEKNKIKIPLEIRPDWYY
- a CDS encoding macro domain-containing protein, whose product is MLSFETNNILNVKAEVLVNSVNLFGVMGKGIALAMKQAFPENYKLYKKACEDKEIDIGKIFVTQTGQFFPRYIVNFPTKKHWRHPSKYEWIQAGLKSLKNWLNENKVSSIAIPPLGSGNGKLEWAVVKKMIVSELSEFENSIDIIVLEPSNQFTQYKQTVKKESKLTPSRAMLLYILSRYQVMGYGINLLVVQKIAYFLQRMGEPLRLRFEKGYYGPFAYNLIPVLKALSNDYISYKSLDDAKPSTVIYQNQNKIKEINEYYNMFLDEDQKSRVERTLDLIRDFETPFGLELLGTIDYIFDQKKKQIDSQSVLKELKDWTERKEKLFKKYHIDVAKDRLLNYFNYN